The stretch of DNA CGCTTATGCTGATGATAAAGCGATTGTTGGTGGATTAGCCCGCATAAACTCGCGTCCAGTAATGATTATTGGACATCAGAAAGGACGAGAAATAAAAGAAAAGATCCGTCGTAACTTTGGTATGCCAGCACCTGAAGGTTATCGTAAAGCATTACGTTTAATGAAAATGGCAGATAGATTTAGTATACCAATATTAACATTTATCGATACTCCTGGAGCTTATCCAGGTATTGGCGCAGAAGAGCGGGGACAGTCAGAAGCAATAGCAACAAACTTACGAGAGATGGCTTACCTAAGAGTCCCAATCGTTAGTACTATTATTGGTGAGGGAGGATCTGGTGGCGCATTAGCTATTGGTGTTGGTGATAAAGTTAATATGCTTAAATATAGTACCTACTCGGTTATTTCACCAGAAGGCTGTGCCTCTATCTTATGGAAAAGTGTCGATAAAGCACCACTTGCTGCTGAAGCCATGGGTATTAACGCTGCACGACTAAAGAAACTAAAGTTAATTGATAGCATTATACCAGAACCTCTAGGTGGAGCTCATCGCGATGTAGCAATAATGGCTGCATCATTAAAAAAACAGCTATTATTTGATTTATCAGAATTAGATAGAATGAACGAACAAGAATTACTAGATCGTCGTTATAACCGTATTATGAAATACGGTTATTGTTAATTAATGGACTGTTAATATAGATTATTCTGTCAGACGATCAAAACCATTTGATAGATCTCGAATTAAATCACTACTACTTTCTAGTCCTATATGTAGTCGGACTAATGTACCTGTAAAGTCTATACCAATAGTAGGACGAATTACTGACAGTTCCTCAGGCTGATAAGCTAGAATCAATGATTCAAATCCCCCCCAAGAGTAAGCTATACTAAAATATTCAAAGTTATTTAGATAATTAGCAAGCTGGATATTACTCAATCTTTTTTTAAAAAGAAAAGAAAATAAACTGCTCGCACCACTAAAATCTCGCTTAAATATTTCATGCCCTTTACAGCTAGGTAAAGCAGGATGGTTAACTCTCTCTATTTCTGGTCTATTAGAAAGCCAATGTGCGATACATAATCCGTTTGCTTCATGTTGTTGTAACCTAACACTAAGTGTGCGTAATCCCCTAGAAGCCATATAAGCTGTATCAGCATCTACCATTTGTCCCATTAAATAAGATTGTTCACGCAGTTGATCCCAGCAACGTTTATTGGCTACTGCTGTACCAATCATGGCATCAGAATGACCAATAATGTATTTAGTACCTGCCTGTATAGAAATATCTACTCCTAAATCTAACGCATTCAGCAATATACCAGCTGACCAAGTATTATCTAGCATAATAATAATATCAGGATTGATCATACGAACTGCATGTACTATAGCAGGAATATCTTGTATTTCCATGGTAATAGAACTAGGAGATTCTAGAAATACTACCTGTGTATTAGGCATAATTAAATTACTAATA from Baumannia cicadellinicola str. Hc (Homalodisca coagulata) encodes:
- the metC gene encoding cystathionine beta-lyase yields the protein MTANKLATILTRAGRKKKFTHGAVNAVIQRASSLVFDSVQQQQQAIAGRTRGELFYGRRGTLTHFSLQEAMVELENGAGCALYPCGTAAITHAILSFVSSGGNILVTNSAYEPTQHFCQFILSKMNITTTWFDPLIGDGISNLIMPNTQVVFLESPSSITMEIQDIPAIVHAVRMINPDIIIMLDNTWSAGILLNALDLGVDISIQAGTKYIIGHSDAMIGTAVANKRCWDQLREQSYLMGQMVDADTAYMASRGLRTLSVRLQQHEANGLCIAHWLSNRPEIERVNHPALPSCKGHEIFKRDFSGASSLFSFLFKKRLSNIQLANYLNNFEYFSIAYSWGGFESLILAYQPEELSVIRPTIGIDFTGTLVRLHIGLESSSDLIRDLSNGFDRLTE
- the accA gene encoding acetyl-CoA carboxylase carboxyl transferase subunit alpha, with amino-acid sequence MSINFIDFEQPIADIEAKIESLTSISSIDKTCDTNFNEEIKRLRDKSIELTRKIFAHLSAWQIAQLARHPCRPYMLDYVQYIFTDFDELAGDRAYADDKAIVGGLARINSRPVMIIGHQKGREIKEKIRRNFGMPAPEGYRKALRLMKMADRFSIPILTFIDTPGAYPGIGAEERGQSEAIATNLREMAYLRVPIVSTIIGEGGSGGALAIGVGDKVNMLKYSTYSVISPEGCASILWKSVDKAPLAAEAMGINAARLKKLKLIDSIIPEPLGGAHRDVAIMAASLKKQLLFDLSELDRMNEQELLDRRYNRIMKYGYC